The Pogona vitticeps strain Pit_001003342236 chromosome 6, PviZW2.1, whole genome shotgun sequence genome contains a region encoding:
- the PNP gene encoding purine nucleoside phosphorylase isoform X2 gives MAPKKRYTYEDCKRTADWLLSNTKHRPRVAIICGSGLGGLADLLKDQVAFEYSKIPNFPQSTVVGHAGRLVFGNLSGTPSVVMQGRFHMYEGYPLWKVTFPVRIFHLLGVETLIVTNAAGGLNPEYKVGDIMIIRDHINMPGFAGQNPLVGPNDDRFGARFPPMSDAYSQDLRKLAHAVASEMGCSGCVREGVYVALGGPSYETIAECRFLQRLGADAVGMSTVPEVIVARHCGMGIFGFSLITNKAVLDYESKETANHAEVLEASRQSARTLEKLVSLMVQRIERNNNLA, from the exons ATGGCCCCAAAGAAAAG GTACACGTATGAGGACTGCAAGCGGACAGCAGACTGGCTCCTGTCGAACACCAAGCACAGGCCCCGGGTGGCCATCATCTGTGGCTCTGGCCTGGGAGGGCTGGCTGACCTCTTGAAGGACCAGGTCGCCTTTGAATATTCCAAGATCCCCAACTTTCCTCAGAGCACAG TTGTAGGCCATGCTGGAAGGTTGGTGTTTGGCAACCTCAGCGGGACGCCGAGCGTGGTCATGCAGGGCCGCTTCCACATGTATGAAGGCTACCCACTTTGGAAG GTGACCTTTCCGGTCCGAATCTTTCACCTTCTTGGCGTGGAGACGCTCATCGTCACCAACGCCGCCGGAGGACTGAACCCTGAATACAAAGTGGGGGACATCATGATTATCCGGGACCACATCAACATGCCTGGCTTTGCTGGGCAAAACCCCCTGGTGGGGCCCAATGATGACAG GTTTGGGGCACGTTTCCCACCCATGTCCGACGCCTACAGCCAAGACCTGAGGAAACTGGCGCATGCGGTGGCCTCTGAGATGGGCTGCAGCGGGTGCGTGCGGGAAGGCGTCTACGTGGCCTTGGGTGGCCCCAGCTACGAGACGATCGCCGAGTGCCGCTTCCTTCAGCGCCTGGGCGCCGACGCCGTAG GCATGAGCACGGTGCCGGAAGTCATCGTGGCCCGCCACTGCGGCATGGGCATCTTCGGGTTCTCCCTCATCACTAACAAGGCCGTCTTGGACTACGAGAGCAAGGAGACCGCCAACCATGCCGAGGTGCTGGAGGCGAGCCGCCAGAGCGCCCGCACCCTCGAGAAACTGGTCTCCCTCATGGTGCAGCGCATTGAGCGGAACAACAATCTGGCATAA
- the PNP gene encoding purine nucleoside phosphorylase isoform X1: MATDREERYTYEDCKRTADWLLSNTKHRPRVAIICGSGLGGLADLLKDQVAFEYSKIPNFPQSTVVGHAGRLVFGNLSGTPSVVMQGRFHMYEGYPLWKVTFPVRIFHLLGVETLIVTNAAGGLNPEYKVGDIMIIRDHINMPGFAGQNPLVGPNDDRFGARFPPMSDAYSQDLRKLAHAVASEMGCSGCVREGVYVALGGPSYETIAECRFLQRLGADAVGMSTVPEVIVARHCGMGIFGFSLITNKAVLDYESKETANHAEVLEASRQSARTLEKLVSLMVQRIERNNNLA, translated from the exons ATGGCGACCGACCGAGAAGAGAG GTACACGTATGAGGACTGCAAGCGGACAGCAGACTGGCTCCTGTCGAACACCAAGCACAGGCCCCGGGTGGCCATCATCTGTGGCTCTGGCCTGGGAGGGCTGGCTGACCTCTTGAAGGACCAGGTCGCCTTTGAATATTCCAAGATCCCCAACTTTCCTCAGAGCACAG TTGTAGGCCATGCTGGAAGGTTGGTGTTTGGCAACCTCAGCGGGACGCCGAGCGTGGTCATGCAGGGCCGCTTCCACATGTATGAAGGCTACCCACTTTGGAAG GTGACCTTTCCGGTCCGAATCTTTCACCTTCTTGGCGTGGAGACGCTCATCGTCACCAACGCCGCCGGAGGACTGAACCCTGAATACAAAGTGGGGGACATCATGATTATCCGGGACCACATCAACATGCCTGGCTTTGCTGGGCAAAACCCCCTGGTGGGGCCCAATGATGACAG GTTTGGGGCACGTTTCCCACCCATGTCCGACGCCTACAGCCAAGACCTGAGGAAACTGGCGCATGCGGTGGCCTCTGAGATGGGCTGCAGCGGGTGCGTGCGGGAAGGCGTCTACGTGGCCTTGGGTGGCCCCAGCTACGAGACGATCGCCGAGTGCCGCTTCCTTCAGCGCCTGGGCGCCGACGCCGTAG GCATGAGCACGGTGCCGGAAGTCATCGTGGCCCGCCACTGCGGCATGGGCATCTTCGGGTTCTCCCTCATCACTAACAAGGCCGTCTTGGACTACGAGAGCAAGGAGACCGCCAACCATGCCGAGGTGCTGGAGGCGAGCCGCCAGAGCGCCCGCACCCTCGAGAAACTGGTCTCCCTCATGGTGCAGCGCATTGAGCGGAACAACAATCTGGCATAA